Part of the Liberibacter crescens BT-1 genome is shown below.
AATCAGACAAAAGTTTTTCACTATGTAGATTTGTTTGCAGAATAATTAAATTAGGTGTTGCTGACGATACAAAAGTATTAATAGCAGCTTCAGTAGATCCTCTGGTCACTTTAACATTAACCCGAGCCATACGACGATCTACTTTAGATTTTTCTATAACATTATATAATGTCTCAGTCTCACAAAATGCATGAATAGATATCCGTGGTAATGGACGCATATTTTCAATATTTTCGACTTGAGCATTTTCTCTCAAATTAGAAGAAGTTTTATTTCGAATTTCATATTCAATAGAACTCATACCTACCCTCTCTTCGTTGGTCTTCTAATCTCATTAGCTACTGAGATGAAGTTGATGACCCGGATGAAGTTGATGACCCGGATGTACTTCCCGTACCAGAAGAAGTATTCTGACGATAAGTTTGCATAGTATTATTACGCTGAGCAGCATCAGCAGGTGTCATCATACGTGGACCTAACAAATCACTTGGATTAACCATCTGCGCTGCTAGATTTTTCTGATAAGCACAACCAAAATTTTTCCAATCGCGATTAGACATACTATCTAATATGTTGTCCGTCCATTGCCCACACTCGTGGAGTAGAGAAGGTCTAATTGAAAAATAGCTCATGCGTACCACTTTAACATTCTCATCGCCATCAGAATTATAGACTCTTTCACTAATATTTGCAGAATTAATACCTTTTGATACTAATACTGAGCGAATCTGATTAACAAAAAATATTGTATCAGAAACATTCTGATCTTTGCTTGGCCTCATAATAGCAACAACCCAACCATTATCAGATTTATAATCCTCTGCAAAACCTCTTATTGTATCAACCATATCTATAGGTAATGTATTTTTTCTGTGATAAACTGGCAAATCAAGAGTATGCTCTGTCTCTTTCAGAACAATTTTATGTCTCTTACGATAATCACTGCTATCATCTTCAATTGAACTTTGCCTTGTTGTGGTACAAGAAGACATTAAAATTACAGATTGGATTAAGCATAATATTACCAAAGAATTTTTTGACAATAAAATTGCAATTCGGAAAAGGTACTTACTGAAAACATGATTTAAAAAATGCAGTTTTCTAAGTATATTGTTCATTACATGTCCTATCTTATTTGTATATGAAGCCAATTGTACCTTGATAAGGTCGCTGTGCCTTTGGAATATCCATACCACTTCTATAAACTTTATGAACACGATTTAAGAAAAAAGAAGTAGGATCACTTTCAAGAGTAAAATTATCATCTGGGCGAGACAAAGAATTACGCGATACTGGTTTCACAAGGTAAGGTGTCGCAATAATAACAGTTTCCGTTTCATTCCTATCCAAACTTTTATTTCTAAACAAGGCTCCCAAAATAGGAATCTGAGACAAAACCGGTACACCTAAAGTACCATGCTGAGTCTCAGATTTTATCAACCCTGCTAACGCAATCGACCCTCCTGAAGGCAATTCAACAGTAGTTTCAGTTCTACGTGTGCGAAACTCTGGAGGAGTACTTGCGGTGGCAATAGCATTAGGTGTCACAGGTTCAGAAACTTCTGTTTGAATACGCAGACTAATACGCCCTGGAGCCAAAACTGTTGGAGTAAAATTCAACAGGACACCAAATTCACGAGTTTGAAAATTAGTTGTACCATTTTTATCTACAGTAGGGTATAAACGCTCACCACCAGACCTAAAACTAGCACTTTGACCTGAAACAGCAGTCAAAGTTGGCTCAGCTAGAGTACGAATTACACGAGCTTGCTCAAGAGCACGTAAAGCACTTTCCAATGAATAGTGACCGGCAACCCCGCCTATATTAATAAGGGTTTCTTGTTGACCGCTACTTCCTTCTGTTAATCCTAGAGCACTGAAGGAGCTGAGTTTGTGCCCAAGAGAACTCGCTGAACGAGTAAGTGAATTAGTAAATCCTATTTGCTTCAGTATTTCACGCCGAACTTCTGCAACAGTAATCTTAAGAGTAACCTGATCCTCACCCTCAATATCCAACAAATTAACAACCGTTGATACCCGTCTGTCTTCTTGTAAAGATAAAGATTGACCCGCTGATGCTGTTTGAGTAGTTGCTTCTCCTCCTTTAATAAAAGCATTAGCCAAATCAACTGCTTTTTGAGAATCCTGAATAGTGCGAACAGTTCCATGTAATACAATATTATCAGAAACAATTTCAGTACTTATATTCGAGTCAGGAATAAAGCGCCTTAAATTAGCCTCAAGATTTCCAATATCACGTTCAATTTTAACATTCATATTGAGAAGCTCTTTTCCATTAGCTCCAAATACAAACACGCTAGCCTGACCTACTTCTTTCCCAAAAAGGTATATCATTCTAGAAGAGCGCGTTACTACATCTGCTTTTTTGGGATCAGAAACAAGAACATCGACAATATCATCAGGAAAAGTGATAACTAAAGCCTTATACAACCCAACAGAAATATTTTTATCTCTTCCTATTTCTGACAAACGCACCCTTATCACAGAATTATTATTATAAAAATTATC
Proteins encoded:
- a CDS encoding CpaD family pilus assembly protein; translated protein: MNNILRKLHFLNHVFSKYLFRIAILLSKNSLVILCLIQSVILMSSCTTTRQSSIEDDSSDYRKRHKIVLKETEHTLDLPVYHRKNTLPIDMVDTIRGFAEDYKSDNGWVVAIMRPSKDQNVSDTIFFVNQIRSVLVSKGINSANISERVYNSDGDENVKVVRMSYFSIRPSLLHECGQWTDNILDSMSNRDWKNFGCAYQKNLAAQMVNPSDLLGPRMMTPADAAQRNNTMQTYRQNTSSGTGSTSGSSTSSGSSTSSQ
- a CDS encoding type II and III secretion system protein family protein, whose translation is MNSLLRQIFNSIRIFFISAFYILGIFFAQADNFYNNNSVIRVRLSEIGRDKNISVGLYKALVITFPDDIVDVLVSDPKKADVVTRSSRMIYLFGKEVGQASVFVFGANGKELLNMNVKIERDIGNLEANLRRFIPDSNISTEIVSDNIVLHGTVRTIQDSQKAVDLANAFIKGGEATTQTASAGQSLSLQEDRRVSTVVNLLDIEGEDQVTLKITVAEVRREILKQIGFTNSLTRSASSLGHKLSSFSALGLTEGSSGQQETLINIGGVAGHYSLESALRALEQARVIRTLAEPTLTAVSGQSASFRSGGERLYPTVDKNGTTNFQTREFGVLLNFTPTVLAPGRISLRIQTEVSEPVTPNAIATASTPPEFRTRRTETTVELPSGGSIALAGLIKSETQHGTLGVPVLSQIPILGALFRNKSLDRNETETVIIATPYLVKPVSRNSLSRPDDNFTLESDPTSFFLNRVHKVYRSGMDIPKAQRPYQGTIGFIYK